Below is a genomic region from Sphingopyxis terrae subsp. terrae NBRC 15098.
GGGCTCGCCGAACCCGGCCTGGTCTTCACCCCGCCCGCCACCGCGACCCCGCTCGACGACGGGCTGCTTACCGCGTCTGAAGTCGCGGGGCTGCACCTCGGCGCGCGCTGGGTCGTGCTGTCGGCGTGCAACACCGCCTCGGGCGACGGCAGCGAAGGGGCGCCGGGGCTGTCGGGGCTGGCGCGCGCCTTCTTCTTCGCGGGCGCCGAAAGCATGCTCGCCTCGCACTGGCCGGTGCGCGACGACGTCGCCTCGGTACTCACCGTGCGATTGTTCGAACTGATGCAGAAGAACCCCGGCCTCTCGCGCGCCGAGGCGTTACAGCACGCGATGCGCGATATCCGCAACGATCCGCGCGCCGACGACTTCCTCAAAAGCTGGTCGCACCCCAGCGCTTGGGCGCCCTTCTCGCTGATCGGCGACGGGATCGACTGAGCGGACGAAACGCTGCGTTTCCGGGCGACGCGATTGACGGCGACGCGCGCCCTCGCCTAGCATCGCGTCTCCCCAACAGGAGGCTCCCGCTCATGCGCCGTATCGCATCGCTCACCACGCTTTTCGCTCTTGCCGTCGTTGCCGTTCCCGTCGTCGTCGCCCAGGCGCCCGGCGCCCCCGGCGCGCCCGACAAGACCGGCGTTACCGCCGGCACCTACGCCGCCGATCCTGCGCACACGATGGTCGTGTGGCGCGTCGATCACCTCGGCTTCAGCAACTATACCGGCATCTTCGGCGACGTGACCGGCACCCTCGTGCTCGATCCCGCCAACCCTGCCGCCGCAAAGGTCGACGTCGTCATCCCGGTGTCGAAGGTCACCACCGCCAGCGCCGGCTTGACCGCGCATCTGCTGCGCGCGGGCAAGGACGGCGGCAAGCCCGACTTCTTCGGTCCCGCCCCCGCCGACGCCCGCTTCGTTTCGACTGCGGTCGTCCTCGACGACGACGGGACAGAGGCAAAGGTCACGGGCAACCTCACCCTCAATGGCGTTACCCGCCCCGTCACCCTCGACGTCGAATTTCACGGCGCCGGCATGGGGATGAGCAAGAAGGATACCGTCGGTTTCGAAGCCGAAACGACGATCAAGCGCAGCGATTTCGGCGTCCTCTACGGCATCCCCTTCGTCAGCGACGAGGTGAAGCTCGACATCCACGCCGCCTTCGAAAAACAGTGACGCATCAATCTGTCACACAGCGCCGCTAGCCAGGGGGCGGGGTCCGGTTGGGGCCCCGCCCTTTTCGCAGGAGTCGGCACGATGAGCGAACTGGTTCGCGAAATAGTCGAGGTGGCCGCCATGGTCGGCGGCGATGCGGACGATCCGCTGCTGATTGTCGAGGCCGACGGCCTCGCCCCCACCGCCGGATGGACGCATGTCCGGCTCGAACCCCATGTCTACATCACCCCGCCCGACGACGGGGTGCAGGATTTCGACCTTGTCGGCGATCGCCCGGCGGGCAGCGCCGCCGATGCGCTCGCCCCGGTCGAGGCGGGCTGGGAAGGCCCGCTTGCCGACTGGCTGATCGGCGTGCGCATCCACGCCGCTGACAATATGGTCGAGGAGGAAGTCTTCGAATTCGGCGATGATTTCGATGACGATGACGACGACGACGCGCGCGATCCCGCCGAAGGCCACGTCCGCGACAACGAAGACGCCTGAGGGGGCAACGCCCTCTCCCACCGTTAACCCCACCCTGCGCCGGGCCGCCGCCCATCCTCCCGGATGGCGGTCCGGCGACATTTTCGCACGTTGCCCTTGCCAAGCGCGACATTATGCATCATGGGGGCGCCATGCGCGGCAACGCTCTTCTTCTTCTGCGACTTACACGCCCTTGGGCGTGACACTGGCTGCGCGTTAGTCGCGGCCACCCGCTCAAGGGTCCGATCGACACAGCCAGCCAATCCCAGCAGAAGAATTTCACCCCATGACCATGCTCCGCGACCCTTCGGTCAAATACCGCCCCTTTCCCCAGATTCCGCTGACCGATCGCCAGTGGCCCTCGCGCACGATCACGCGCGCGCCGATCTGGCTGTCGACCGATCTGCGCGACGGAAACCAGTCGCTGATCGATCCGATGGATGCCGAGAAAAAGACGCGCTTCTTCGACCTGCTCGTGCGCTGCGGGCTGAAGGAGATAGAGGTCGGCTTCCCCGCCTCGGGCGCGACCGATTTCGACTATATCCAGAACCTCGTCCGCTCGGGCCGCGTCCCCGATGACGTCACGCCGCAGGTGCTGACGCAGAGCCGCGCCGACCTCATTCGCACCAGCTTCGACAGCCTCGCGGGCGCGAAAACCGCGATCGTCCACGTTTACAACGCCGTCGCGCCCGCGTGGCGCAAGATCGTCTTTGGCATGGACAAGGCCGATATCAAGGCGATCGCCGTCGAAGGCGCGAAGCAGCTGCGCGACAATGCCGCGCGCCTGCCCGGCACCGACTGGCGCTTCGAATATAGCCCCGAATGCTTCTCGACGACCGAGATCGATTTCTCGATCGAGGTCTGCGCCGCGGTGATGGACATTCTCCAGCCCAGCGCCGACAAGCCGATCATCCTCAACCTGCCCGCGACGGTCGAGGCGGCGACCCCCAATATCTACGCCGACCAGATCGAATATTTCAGCAAGCATCTGCCGAACCGCGACGCCGCGCTGATCAGCCTGCACACGCACAACGACCGCGGCACCGGCGTCGCCGCGGCCGAGCTCGGCCTGCTCGCCGGCGCCGACCGCGTCGAAGGCTGCCTGTTCGGCAATGGCGAGCGCACCGGCAACACCTGCCTCGTCACCATCGCGCTCAACATGTACACGCAGGGCGTCGATCCCGAGCTGGATTTCTCGGACATCGATCAGGTCATCCAGACGGTCGAATATTGCAACAATATCCCCGTCCACCCGCGCCATCCCTATGGCGGCGATCTGGTCTACACCGCCTTTTCGGGCAGCCATCAGGACGCGATCAAGAAGGGTTTCGCCGCACGCGAACGCCAGAATGACGAAGCGTGGGAGGTGCCCTATCTGCCCATCGACCCCGCCGATCTGGGCCGCAGCTACGAAGCGGTGATCCGCGTCAACAGCCAGTCGGGCAAGGGCGGCGTCGCCTGGGTGCTTGAACAGGACAAGGGACTGAAGCTGCCCAAGAAGATGCAGGCGAGCTTCAGCCATGTCGTCCAGGCGCTCGCCGACGAAACGAGCCGCGAACTCGCCGCCGACGATATCTGGCAGGCGTTCGAACGCACCTATCTCGCCACCGAAGGCAAGCGCTTCCAGCTCGTCGACTGGTCGGAGACCCATTCGGGTGCCGACCGCATCTTCGCCGGCAAGCTAACCATCGACGGCACCGAACGCAGCGTAAGCGGCCGCGGCAACGGCCTGATGAGCAGCGTCATCGCTGCGCTCGCCGAATCCGGCGGCCCGCTGATGGACATCGTCGATTACAGCGAACACGCGATCGGCCAAGGCAGCAATGTGCAGGCCGCAGCCTATGTCGAATGCCGTACCGCCGACGGGAAAAGCCTGTTCGGCTGCGGCCTCGATACCGACGTGGCGACGGCGAGCGTGCGGGCGATACTTAGCGCGGCGAATGGGGCTTAAAGAAGTCATCCATCACTCGCCTCCTCGCAATCTCCCACTGGAAATCTCAGCTACAGCGGGCGAAGGTCGGCATGTCGCCGTCCGCCGCCTATCAGTTGAAACAGCGGCCCTAAGGGGCGACGTTTCGCATCGGCTGCGCGGCGGCGGTGCTGATTGCGCGGACGCGGCTCGCTGACGAGTTTCTCGACTGCGCGATCCGGGGGCATGACGAGCCGGTGGAGATGCTGCGCGAAGAGGGGCGCAGTTTTGCCAAGCGCCGCCGCACCGACGCGCGGCTCGACCGCATGGTCGAAACGCGGGCGCGCGCTAACGATCGCGCGGTCGGTCCGCCCCCCGCCGCCGGGCGCGCGGCGCACGCCACGTAAAACGGCGCCGCGCGGCTGAATAATGGCGAATATTGTGGCGATCGTGGAAAATAGAATGGCGCGTCTTGCTTATATTCCGCCGGCTCGGGATGACTTAAAATCGGGGGGCGTTGCGGCGCGCAATTTTACCGCCATTTGCGCGGCACCTTGACTTTTCGGGAACAATCCTCCATATCGGCCTCGCTAACGTCGCCTGCGACGGAATTTGACGGCCCCTTGGGGCAGACTCTTCCCTTCACACGCTACCAGCTCCTCCGGTGCTTTTGCCGGGGGATTCCCGTTTCTCGTGAAAGGAAACACCCTATGCCGATCGGCACCGTAAAATTCTTCAGCCAGGACAAGGGCTATGGCTTCATCGAAAATGAAGATGGCTCGGGCGACGCATTCGTCCACATCACCGCCGTCCAGAACGCCGGCATGACGACGTTGGACAAGGACCAGCGCGTCCAGTTCGAACTCGAAACCGGCAAGAACGGCAAGACGTCGGCAGTCAACCTCCAGTCGGCCTGATCTTGGCCAAAGAGGAAGTCATGACCTTCGAGGGGCAGATCAACGAGATCCTGCCCGACGGGCGCTTCGGCGTCACGCTCGAAAACGGTCATCGGCTCATCGTCTATACGGCGGGCCGGATGCGGCGTTTCCGCATCCGGTCGGTCGTCGGCGACGCCGTGCGCGTCGAAGTGACGCCCTATGACCTCAGCAAGGGCCGCCTTGTCTACCGCGAACGCGGCGGCGGGCCGGTTCCGCCCAGCCAGCGCAAACGGCGCGGGCTCTGATCCTTCAAGGATCAAACGATACGGGATCGGCGCAGTGGCGCCGGTCTCCAAAAACCACAACATTCAAAGCAAAGATAAAGATGATGACGAACTTCTATAACAACCCTTCGATTTTTCCCGCTCTGCCCGCGCTGTCGCTGGCCGGCCGGGCGCAGACGGCCCGGATTTCTCCGGCCCGCGCGCCGCGCCGCCGCCCGACGCTGTCGCGCCGCGAGCTTCGGCGCCTGATCGCCGATATGGTCGATTGATCGACCGTAACGGATAACCGTACAAGGAAGAGCAGCCATGTCGGCCACCACCGAATTCTACATCGCCCAGGCGGACAAGTGCCGCACCGATGCCGACGCATCGTCGTTGACGCAGGTGCGCGACCGCAATCTGCGCGCCGCCGCGGCGTGGCAGGCGATGGCCGACAAGCTGCTCCACTCCGAACGCCTGCGCGCCGAAAAGGAAGCGCGGGTCGTGGAGGAGGCTGAAGCCAGAACGACCGCGCCCGCGCCCTGACAGGTGCGCCGTGCGGGGCGCCGCTCAGCCGATGGTGCGCCACTCCTCATGCACGATTTCGCGGGCAATCCGTCCGCCGCGCATGTGAAAGACATGCACCAGCCGGAGCTCGACCCGCGCCCCGATCGCCACCGGTGCATTGACCATCCCGTCACCCGTCAGGCGAAAGCGCACCTTCATGTCATCGACGACGCGAGTTTCGGTGGCAAAACGGTCGAGCGGCTCCAGTTCGACCTCGGCCAGCGAGGCGAACATGCGGCGGTAATTGGCCTCGATTGCCGACTTGCTGTCGAGATATAGCCCCCGTCCCGGCACTTCCAGGACGATGTCATCGGTATAAAGATCCATCACCGACGCCGGATCGCGCGCCTCATTCTCGATATGCTCCGCCGCCACCGCCAGATTGCGGGCCACCATCGCGTCGCTGCGGTCCATCGCGGCCACCACCTGCTCCATTGCCGTCACTTTCTATCACAGCCTCCGGCGGATCGCCGATATAGGCAGTTATTCTGTCTAATAGCGCAATAGACAGTTAATCTGTCTTGTGTCAAGAGGCTGCAATGACCGAAAATCTCCCTCCCCCGCCATCCGGCGACGGCCAACGCCTCGCTCAGCTCTTCCACCTTGCCTACGACCGGCTGCGCACCCGCATCTACGGCCAGGCCCGCGACGCCGGCTTCGCCGACCTCCGCCCCGCTCACTCCAGCCTGCTACGCAACATCGACCCCGCCGGGTCGCGGGTCGTCGACCTCGCCGAGCGGGCCGGCATGACGAAACAGAGCATGGCCTATCTGACCGACAGCCTGGCCAAACTCGGCTATGTCGCCGTCGGCGCCGATCCCGACGACGGGCGAGCGAAACGGGTTGTGCTTACCGAACGAGGCAAAGCCGCGGTCGACACCCTTGCCCGTCTAAGCCGCGAGGCCGAGGCCGAACTGACGAAAACGCTGGGCGAAACGGAAATGATGCGGCTTCACGCCACGATGCGCCAGCTGGTCGCAGCGCTCCACTGATGCAGCGCCGGACTAATCGACCGACCAGTAATCCGCGGCCCCCAGTGCCCCGCCGCGGCGGCAGATGAGCACGCCTTCACCATCACTAAGCTCGGCCCAGCTACCAACCGGCTCGCTCTCAGCTAGGGCTAGCGCTGCAACGAGATCTGCCGCCTCGAAAGCGACGTGCTTCTCGATGCCGAACCATCGATCTTCGTAACGCAGGACGTATGTGTTTGGCGGCGGCATAGCGGGCGCATCACCGGCCGGTCGCGGCAGGCAGTCGCAACCGCCGCGCGGCACACCGTTATTTGGGGAGGGGATAGGCATGGTATAAATCCTTCGGCGGGGGGAAACGAAGGGGTCCGGCAGGCTTGTCAGGCCAGCCCGCGACCTGGGCAGGGCAATATCTCGACGCGCGAACTCCGAATCGCATACCGCCCAACCGGCACACGCTTAGTCCAACTTATAGAAAGATAGAGATATTTTTGCTTTATCTACTAAGCATCGTCTCTTCGACGGGCCGACGCTGCGGCTCGACGAACGACGGCACCATCCTTCCAAACAACGGCGCAAGTCTGTCTTGATGCCCAACACGCTCGGTGCCCCCAGACGCGGCCACGCCAAGCAGAGCGCGGCGCTTCATGCTTGCGCCACCTTCCGTTTACGTTAGGGTAAGCTCAAGACCATCTTGGAGAGACTGATTCATGGCCCTTCCCCCGATTTTCGACCGCCTGCGCCTGCCCGTCATCGGCTCGCCGCTGTTTATCGTTTCGGGCCCCGATCTGGTCATCGCGCAGTGCAAGGCGGGGATCGTCGGCAGCTTCCCGGCCCTCAACGCCCGGCCGCAATCGCTGCTGGACGAGTGGCTCCACCGCATCACCGAGGAATTGGCGGCGTGGGATCGCGCCAACCCCGACCGGCTGTCAGCCCCCTTTGCCGTGAATCAGATCGTTCACCGCTCGAACGATCGGCTCGAGGCGGATATTGCAACCTGCGAAAAATGGAAGGTGCCGATCACCATCACCTCATTGGGCGCCCGGGAGGAATTGAACCAGGCGGTCCACGGGTGGGGCGGCATCACCTTGCACGACGTCATCGACGACCGCTTCGCGCGCAAGGCGATCGAAAAGGGCGCCGACGGACTGATCCCCGTTGCCGCGGGCGCCGGCGGCCATGCCGGCACCCAGTCGCCCTTTGCGCTGGTGCAGGAAATCCGCGAATGGTTCGATGGCCCGGTGGCGCTTTCGGGCGCCATTGCCCACGGTCGCTCGATCCTCGCTGCCCAGGCGTGCGGCGCCGACCTGGCCTATATAGGCAGCGCTTTCATCGCCGCTGCCGAAGCCAATGCCGACGACGGCTACAAGAACGGTATCGTCGAAGGGCGCGCGGCCGACATTGTTTATTCAAACCTCTTCACCGGCGTGCACGGAAATTATCTGCGCCAGTCGATCGTGGCCGCGGGGATGGATCCCGACAATCTGCCGGAAGGCGACGTCAAGACGATGAACTTCGGGTCTGGCGGCAACACCAAGGCGAAGGCATGGAAGGATATCTGGGGCTCGGGTCAGGGGATCGCCTCGGTCCGCGGCGTGCGCCCGGTCGCCGAATTCGTCGCTGAACTCGAAGCGCAATATCAGGACGCATGGTCCGAATTGCAGGGCAAGGTGCGGCTCCAAGGCTAACCGAACAGCCGCGTGATCGCTTCGTCAAGATATGGGCGATCCGCGAACAAGCGCATGGGATCGCGCCGGTTAAAGCCGGTGCCACGGCGGTCGGTGAGCGCGCGGCGCAAGCTGTCCTGCAGCAACGCCAGACGCATCGCGGCCGTGCGCCGTGCCGCGGGGGCGTCGCGATTGATCTGCCGCTCGAAACATATCCGGATCCTATCGACCCGCGCCGTCATCACATCATGATAACCATGGTGAGGGCCGCGGCTTTTGGGCATGGCCGCACGACAGCGCCAGCGGCTCCGAGCGAGGCCCCGTATGACTCAGCGCGACTTCGGCGCCCGCCGGCAGGGTCGAAAAGTCAGTTCCCGCAATCAGCGCGAAGGGCGCCGGCGCGGCGGGCCGTAACGAGGCGGAGCTAATCCCTGCTTGCATGTCGCGCGTCCCGATGGGTTCGCCCCAGCATCGCACGACGCGCGCCGATGTTCAGACGCCTGTCTGTTCAGAGCTGACGATCAGATGGCAACCTGGCTTCCCAGTTCGACCACGCGGTTGGTCGGCAGACGGAAATACTCCATCGCGCTTTCCGAATTGCGCAGCATCCATGCGAACAGCTTTTCGCGCCAGATCGGCATGCCGGGCTTCTTGGCGGCAATCAGCGTCTGACGCGACAGGAAGAAGCTCGTCTCGATCATCTTGAATTCGCCGCCGCACGCGGTCGTGCGTTTCAGCGCATCGGGCACGTCGACCGGCTGCATGAAACCATAGTGCAGGATCAGGCGGTGAAATCCCTGCCCCAGATCGTCAAGCTGGCAGAGTTTCGTTTCCGGCACGAACGGCACGTCGGCAATCTTGATCGTCAACAGGATGATGCGTTCGTGCAGCACCTTGTTGTGCTTCAGATTGTGAAGCAGAGCGTGCGGCACCCCATCGGAGGTCGACGTCATGAAGACAGCGGTGCCCGGAACGCGCGTTGCGCTGTTCGCCGCGGACTTCACGAACACCGGGATCGGCATCGCGCTTTCCGCCATTTCCTGCTGCATCAGCTTGCGGCCGCGGGACCAGGTCGTCAACATGGTGAAGATCGTCAGACCGATCACCAGCGGCACCCAGCCGCCATCGGGCACCTTGATCAGATTGGCGCCGAAATAGGCGACATCGACGATAAAGAATACCGCGAGCACGGGCAGCGCTTTCCACGCCGGCCAGCGCCACAGGCTGAACAGCACCACGCTCATCAGACAGGTGTCGATGAACATCGCGCCGGTCACGGCGATACCATAAGCCGCAGCCAGATTGCTCGACGAACCGAAGAACAGCACGAGCAGAATGACCATGACCATCAGGCCCCAATTGACGACGGGAATGTAAATCTGCCCCTGCGCCGACGCACTGGTATGTTCGACCCGCAGGCGCGGCACGAAACCGAGCTGGATGGCCTGCTGCGTCAACGAAAAGGCGCCCGAAATGACGGCCTGACTGGCAATGATCGTCGCCAGCAGCGCGAGCAGCACGACGGGGACGCGCCACGCGTCGGGCATCATCAGGAAGAAGGGATCCTGGATCAGTTGCGCCGTAGGTGCGACCTGTCCGGCAAGCACCATCGCGCCCTGCCCCATGTAATTGAGCATCAGCGCGGGTAGTACGAAACACAACCAGCTCAGCCCGATCGGCGCGCGGCCGAAATGGCCCATGTCGGCATAGAGCGCCTCCGCCCCCGTTACCGCGAGGACGACGGCTCCAAGCGCGATGAAGGCGGTGAAGCCGTCATAATAGAAAAAGCGCATCGCGTTGATGGGGTTCAGCGTGTGCATGACGATCGTCGGATGATCGACGATATGCATGACGCCCAACACCGCGAGCATCAGGAAGTAGCCGAGCATGATCGGCCCGAAAAGCATCCCGACCTTCGCGGTTCCGCGCGACTGGATCGCAAAGAGGCCGATCAGGATCGCAAGCGCGATCGGAACGATATAGGGTTCGAAACCGCGGCTGACATATTGCAGCCCCTCGGTAGCCGACAACACCGACATCGCCGGAGTGATCATGCTGTCGCCGTAAAAGAGCGCGGTGGCAAAAACGCCGAGCAAAACGATCGGCCAGGTCCAGCGAGCACCGCCCGACGAGCGACTTATCAGCGCGAGCAGCGCCAGACTGCCCCCCTCGCCCTTGTTGTCGGCTTTCATGATCGTCATCACATATTTGAAAGTGACGACCAGCATCATCGACCAGAAGACGAGACTGAGCACGCCATAGATGTGCAGCTGGTCGGCTTCGATCGAATGATGGCCGGCGAAGGTTTCGCGGAAAGCGTAGAGCGGGCTGGTGCCGATATCGCCGAAAACGACGCCGACGGCGCCGACCGCCAGCTTCAGCGTGCCGTCACCGTGATGGCCGTGACCCGTTTGGCCCGCTTCGATTCCGGTGGGCGCGGCGCTTTCGGCGCTTGCCTGACCCTGTTGCGACTCGACAGTCATTGGCGCGCCTTAGACCAGCGGGAGAGACAGGAATAGCATTGAATCAAGGCCCGGTCGGCGCATCGGGGGACAGGTCCGGCCCCATCGCCTGTCGCAATTGGGCCAGCCGCATCTCGAGGTCCGCGCGCCACGGCGCATCGGGCGGGGTGCGCGCCAGAAGCTGGCTCCATACCGCGTCCGCACCCTTCAGATCGCCGCTCTGCGCCATCGCAAGGCCTGCAAAGAAAGGCGGCGCGGGATGGTTCGGGTCGCGCTTTGCGGCCTCATCGAACGCGAGCGCGGCGGCGGGCGACATCACGCCGCCGCCATGCGCAACAAGCGCATTGCCCAAGCCGACCCAAAGATCGACATTGTCGGGATAACGCTCCAGCCCCTTTTCAAGCGTTTGCGCAGCCAGCGCCGTCTTGCCGGTTCGCGCAAAGCCGTCCGACATCGCGATCCATTGTGCGGCCGGTCCAAAACGGTCGGCCATACCCTGCTGACGATCGGTGATCGCCTCGCCGAACCCTTCAAGCTGTTCGGGCGCCACGATCGGCTTGCCGGGCAAGGATGGGCTACCCTGCAGAGCATAACCGGCGACGCCCACCATGACCGCAGCGACAGCAAGCGGCCGAGCCGCCGCCGGCAGCTTGCCGAACAAGAAGATGGCGCCCAGCGTGACCAAGCCGACAAGCAATATCCACATCCAGATCATGGAGCGTTCTCCGCATCGCCTGCGTCGCGGCGGAAACGCCCGAAGGCCAGCCATCCTCCGAGCAACAGGAAAGCGAGCGGGCCGAGCCACAACAGGGCGGTGGCCGCATCGAACGGCGGATCGTAACTGACCCAATTGCCATAGCGCGCCACCAGCCATTGGCGGATCGCATCGGGGCTTTCTCCCGCGGCAATCTTGGTGCGCACCTCATGCCGCATGTCGCCGGCGAGCGGCGCATCGCTGTCGGCGATCGACTGCCCCTGGCAGACGAGGCAGCGCAACGTTTCCATAAGTGCCTTGGCTTTTTCTTCCTGCGCGGGATCGGGAAGCTGCTGATAGGCATAGGGCGCCGGCGGCAGGCGATCCTGCGCGGCCGCAGGCGCAGCGGCCAGAACAAGCGAGGCGAGCAGGATGGTCCAGCCCCTCACTTCATCTTCTCCAGCTTGGCGACGATTTGCGGCACCTGTTCCTGAAGGATTACGCCCTGTATCTGTTCACGGATGATCCCCTTGCCGTCGATCAGGAAGGTTTCGGGGACGCCCGACGAGCCGAGCGCGATCTGGACGCTGCTTTGCACATCCGACCCGATGCGGTCGAAGGGATTGCCGTTTTCCCGCAGGAATTGCGCCACATCGTCGGGCCGGTCGCGGATCGCGATGCCGTCGATCGGAACGCCCGCGGCCTTCAGCGCCTCAAGCTGCGGCGCCTCGGCACGGCACGGGATGCACCAGCTGGCAAAGACGTTGACGAGGCGCGGCCGCCCGTCGGCGAGGTCGCTGCTTTTCAGGCCCTCGACGCCGGCGGTTGCGGGCGGCAGGTCGAACAACGGCATCGGCTTGTTGATCCACTGCGACTGGATCAGCGTTTCGGGCGGAGTCGTCAGGCGATAGATGAAGGCCCCAAACAGCAGCGCGGTAATCGCCAAAGGTACGAACAGGATCCAGCGGGTCTTCATGCGTAGCGTCCCTCGGCCTTGCGCGCGCGGTGACTGTGCCACAGGGCCAGCAATTGCGCACGGCCGAGCAGCGACAGCGCCGCGCCGATCGCGATCAATGCCCCACCCAGCCAGATCCACCAGACGAGCGGCTTCCACCACAGGCGAAGCTGGTAGCGGTCGGCGCGGCCATCGGCGCCCGTGACCGGCTGGCCGAGCACGGCATAAAGCTGTCCGCCCGGCCGCGTCAGCAATGCGGCCTCATTGGTTTCGGTTGGCGCGCCGCCCATCAGGCCCGGAAAAGTTCGCGCCTCGGGCCGCAGGGTGAAGCTGTGTCCGGAGGGCGTTGTCGCGATCAGCGTTCCTTCGACCGCGGTGTAATTGGGGCCAGCGATCGGGCGGACGCCGACGAACTTCACCGTGAAATCATCGACGGTGACCGTCTCGCCCGGCGCCGCAGCCACCAGCCGTTCCTTGATGAAAGCGCTTTCGGCGGCCATCCCGGCAAGCGCGACCGCGACGCCGAAGTGCGCGATCACCATGCCCCATGTCGGCAGCGGCGTCCGGCGCAGATTGCGGCCCCACAGTGGCGCCAGGCTGGCAACCGCGACAATCCCGGCGACCGTCATGCCAAGCAGCGGCAGCACGCCGACCTTGCCGCCGAACAGGATCAGGCCGAACAGCACCGCCGACCCGGCAAGAATCGCGGCAGGAAGTCGCGACCACAGCTTGCGCCCGTCGTCCTTGCGCCAGGCGAGTAGCGGACCGGCCACCATGACCAGACACAGGATCAGCGCAAGCGGGCCCGCAACCTTGTTATAATAGGGCGGTCCGACCGAAATCTTTTCGCCCATGGCCTCAGCCACGATCGGATAGAGCGTACCGAGCAGCACGAGCGCAAGGATCGTCGTGAGCAGCAGATTGTTGATGACGAGCGACCCCTCGCGACTGAGCAGCGCGAATTTCTTGCCTTCGGCGACGCTGCTGGCGCGCAACGCGAACAGCGTCAATGCGCCGCCGATGTAGATCGCCATCAGCGCGAGCAGGAAGGTTCCGCGTTCGGGGTCGACGGCAAAGCTGTGCACGCTGGTCAGCAGGCCCGACCGCACGATGAACGTGCCGACCATTGACATCGAGAAAGCGACAACCGCCAGCATCACCGTCCATGCGCGCAACGCGTTGCGCGTCGCGGTCACGCTCACCGAGTGGAGCAGCGCCGCGCCTGCAAGCCACGGGATGAGCGACACATTTTCAACCGGGTCCCAGAACCACCAGCCGCCCCAGCCCAGCTCGTAATAGGCCCAATAGCTGCCGGCGGTAATTCCCAGAGTCAGGAAAATCCAGCTTCCCAAGACCCACGGCCGCATGGCGCGCGCGAAGGCCGGGCCGATCTCGCGCGTGATCAGCGCGCCGACCGCAAAGCTGAAGGCGACCGACAAACCGACGTAGCCGACGTAAAGCGTCGGCGGGTGAAAGGCGAGCCCGGGATCCTGCAACAGCGGGTTCAGCCCCTGCCCGTCGGGCGGCGCGATCGGCAGCCGCTTGAAGGGGTTCGATGAAAAGAGCAGAAACGCAAAAAAGCCGAGGCTCAGCGCTGCCTGCGCGGCAAGCGTTGCGACCAGCGTATCCTCGCGCAGCCGCTTTTCGAAGATCGCAACGAGCGCGCCCGACAGGCCGAGGATCGTGAGCCACAGGAGCATCGACCCTTCATGATTGCCCCAGGCGCCCGCGACCTTGAACAGCATCGGCTTCAAACTGTGGCTGTTGCGCGCCACCAGTTCGACCGACATG
It encodes:
- a CDS encoding potassium transporter Kup; the protein is MTVESQQGQASAESAAPTGIEAGQTGHGHHGDGTLKLAVGAVGVVFGDIGTSPLYAFRETFAGHHSIEADQLHIYGVLSLVFWSMMLVVTFKYVMTIMKADNKGEGGSLALLALISRSSGGARWTWPIVLLGVFATALFYGDSMITPAMSVLSATEGLQYVSRGFEPYIVPIALAILIGLFAIQSRGTAKVGMLFGPIMLGYFLMLAVLGVMHIVDHPTIVMHTLNPINAMRFFYYDGFTAFIALGAVVLAVTGAEALYADMGHFGRAPIGLSWLCFVLPALMLNYMGQGAMVLAGQVAPTAQLIQDPFFLMMPDAWRVPVVLLALLATIIASQAVISGAFSLTQQAIQLGFVPRLRVEHTSASAQGQIYIPVVNWGLMVMVILLVLFFGSSSNLAAAYGIAVTGAMFIDTCLMSVVLFSLWRWPAWKALPVLAVFFIVDVAYFGANLIKVPDGGWVPLVIGLTIFTMLTTWSRGRKLMQQEMAESAMPIPVFVKSAANSATRVPGTAVFMTSTSDGVPHALLHNLKHNKVLHERIILLTIKIADVPFVPETKLCQLDDLGQGFHRLILHYGFMQPVDVPDALKRTTACGGEFKMIETSFFLSRQTLIAAKKPGMPIWREKLFAWMLRNSESAMEYFRLPTNRVVELGSQVAI
- a CDS encoding tetratricopeptide repeat protein, encoding MIWMWILLVGLVTLGAIFLFGKLPAAARPLAVAAVMVGVAGYALQGSPSLPGKPIVAPEQLEGFGEAITDRQQGMADRFGPAAQWIAMSDGFARTGKTALAAQTLEKGLERYPDNVDLWVGLGNALVAHGGGVMSPAAALAFDEAAKRDPNHPAPPFFAGLAMAQSGDLKGADAVWSQLLARTPPDAPWRADLEMRLAQLRQAMGPDLSPDAPTGP
- a CDS encoding cytochrome c-type biogenesis protein, which translates into the protein MRGWTILLASLVLAAAPAAAQDRLPPAPYAYQQLPDPAQEEKAKALMETLRCLVCQGQSIADSDAPLAGDMRHEVRTKIAAGESPDAIRQWLVARYGNWVSYDPPFDAATALLWLGPLAFLLLGGWLAFGRFRRDAGDAENAP
- a CDS encoding DsbE family thiol:disulfide interchange protein, with protein sequence MKTRWILFVPLAITALLFGAFIYRLTTPPETLIQSQWINKPMPLFDLPPATAGVEGLKSSDLADGRPRLVNVFASWCIPCRAEAPQLEALKAAGVPIDGIAIRDRPDDVAQFLRENGNPFDRIGSDVQSSVQIALGSSGVPETFLIDGKGIIREQIQGVILQEQVPQIVAKLEKMK
- a CDS encoding heme lyase CcmF/NrfE family subunit, with the translated sequence MIAELGLALLWMAAALACLSLVAGSLYLRSGKGDLAALVRPASVAQGVLTAAAFAMLIALFVRSDMSVELVARNSHSLKPMLFKVAGAWGNHEGSMLLWLTILGLSGALVAIFEKRLREDTLVATLAAQAALSLGFFAFLLFSSNPFKRLPIAPPDGQGLNPLLQDPGLAFHPPTLYVGYVGLSVAFSFAVGALITREIGPAFARAMRPWVLGSWIFLTLGITAGSYWAYYELGWGGWWFWDPVENVSLIPWLAGAALLHSVSVTATRNALRAWTVMLAVVAFSMSMVGTFIVRSGLLTSVHSFAVDPERGTFLLALMAIYIGGALTLFALRASSVAEGKKFALLSREGSLVINNLLLTTILALVLLGTLYPIVAEAMGEKISVGPPYYNKVAGPLALILCLVMVAGPLLAWRKDDGRKLWSRLPAAILAGSAVLFGLILFGGKVGVLPLLGMTVAGIVAVASLAPLWGRNLRRTPLPTWGMVIAHFGVAVALAGMAAESAFIKERLVAAAPGETVTVDDFTVKFVGVRPIAGPNYTAVEGTLIATTPSGHSFTLRPEARTFPGLMGGAPTETNEAALLTRPGGQLYAVLGQPVTGADGRADRYQLRLWWKPLVWWIWLGGALIAIGAALSLLGRAQLLALWHSHRARKAEGRYA